A single genomic interval of Gammaproteobacteria bacterium harbors:
- a CDS encoding protein SCO1, translating into MSRWLQNTLPILAVVALLLILTMVQRDESPAPPSVPGATLLDPPRPLAPFYLVDQHGVVIDRARLEGRWTLLFFGYTHCLDLCLATLAALAATQEQLSVTEAGSEEVQVIFVSIDPARDTSDAIDQYLSRFNSAFVGAVAEPEALAGLANQFGVTWRRGSNHQTGDHHPIEHNRTVFVINPEVQWYASLTPPLEAARLTETIRIIRIQDVHN; encoded by the coding sequence CTGTAGTGGCTTTATTATTAATTCTCACTATGGTTCAACGTGATGAATCACCAGCCCCCCCGAGTGTCCCCGGAGCAACGCTGCTGGATCCGCCCCGACCATTGGCCCCATTCTATCTCGTCGACCAACATGGAGTGGTAATCGACCGCGCCCGCCTCGAAGGACGCTGGACATTATTGTTCTTTGGTTATACCCACTGCCTCGACCTCTGCCTGGCAACTTTAGCCGCGCTCGCGGCTACTCAAGAACAATTATCGGTCACCGAAGCGGGTAGCGAGGAAGTCCAAGTAATATTCGTATCGATAGACCCAGCGCGAGATACCTCCGACGCCATAGATCAGTACCTAAGCCGTTTTAATTCTGCCTTCGTGGGGGCTGTGGCCGAACCTGAGGCCCTGGCTGGGCTTGCTAATCAATTTGGGGTGACCTGGCGACGCGGCTCGAACCATCAAACCGGAGACCATCATCCGATAGAACATAACAGAACGGTCTTCGTCATCAACCCAGAAGTGCAGTGGTACGCATCACTCACGCCTCCTCTGGAAGCTGCCCGACTTACCGAAACGATACGGATAATTCGAATCCAAGATGTCCACAACTAG